The DNA window ttctgttttttattaaaaaaatccttttttcttcttccccttcccctatgTATCGGTACCCATTCTGTGGTTTTTCAGAACTTCACATAGAGGAAGTCCACTATATCCATAATTCAGGTagcattttttttcaagtaacAATTCAATTCAGTTCGGTTTCGGAATACTTGCCGGTGGCACGGATTAGTTTGTTCTGCGCCGAGTACAAAGAATACCTCATTTACTTGTTACATTGTTCTTTCTAAGGTTCTGGCAAATTCCTACAATTGCACTGAAATTTACAAGTCTCTTCTGCCAATTTCATTTGATTTAGGGAACAAAAGGGCTTTAGGAATGAAGTTTCTATGTATCCTATTCTTTTCTACTGGTTTTGCACAATCATGTTTTGCTATGGCCGGTCTCCTTTGATTCCTGATAAAACCTCTTCTTATGCTGAATCCATGTTGCAATACTTGGGAGTTCTTATCTTACTTGACCTCCTTTTCAATTACTGATTGCAGGTATTCTTGTTTGATGCAACAATCCTAGTGTGTATCAGTTCGAGTCGTTTGGACTATCTTCAAGTTATCTTTTGCATTACTCTTTTAATGTGGTAGTCAACAACAAGGGGAAAGTTTAATCTGTTGGGTTTGATGGGATTTTGAAATTTGCCTCATGGTCACTTTAGCTTGCAGAAAGGTTGTGGGACTGTTGACGTGATAcaaattttttcattcttttggcTGTTTCTTTACTGTAAGGATAGTTCCATTTAGTTTGTACTTATTGCCATGACCAACAAGTTTTCCATCAATTGAACAGTGTGGAGTTGATTTCTGATTACTTAACTAGATCTGAACTTTGTTTTCTTTGGGCATAACCTCCCATCATATACTTGACTATTCATTTAGAATGGCTACAAGTGAAGTGTCAAACAATGTTCACGATCATGGGACACCTGTcgatgaaaagaagaagagagtcaGATGCAACTACTGTGCCAAAGAAGTGAGTGGTTTCAGCCGCCTTAAGCAGCACTTAGGAGGCATACGTGGTGATGTATTACCCTGTCAAGAAGTACCGGTAGATGTGAAGGTTCAAATGAAAAACAGCTTACTtgcaagaaagaaaggagatctGAGTAGGGAAGTTGACACACTTTACCACCCGGATCTTCCATGGAGGAGGAACTGGTGTCCTAAGACTACCATTGACAACCATTGCCAAGGTGAATCTGCCCAAAACAGTGTTTTGGGAAAGAGACAGCATGTTGCAATGGACTCTATGCAAGAGGAAGGCCCGGAAGAGGTTATCCACCGAAGGGGAGATTCACTTCCTGTCCCTAAGGGTGAAGATGGCACACAGAACTTGTCAAGGAATGCTCAGAGGTCCATTGGCAGATTCTTTTATGAAACTGGCCTTGATTTCAATGCAGCCAAGTTGCCTAGCTTCCGGAGAATGATAAATGATATTCTGGGTAGTGCTGTTATTGCCTATAATATGCCCAGTTCTCAGGATCTTAAAGGGTGGATCCTTTGGGAGGAGGTGAAAGAGATTCACCAGTATGTTAAGGAGGTCAGACGTTCATGGGGAAGTACGGGGTGTAGCATTTTGTTGGATGGCTGGACTGATGAGAAGGGCCGGAACCTGGTTAACTTTATTGTGGATTGTCCACGTGGCCCTATATTTCTGAGGTCTGCCAATGTTTCAGGTTCTGTTGGGGATGTAAATGCTTtacagtcaataattgataacaTTATAGAGGAAGTCGGGTTAGAGAATGTCGTTCAAATTGTCACGTACACTACATCAGGTTATATGGAGGATCTTGGCAAACTGTTGATGGAGAAATATAGGACTATATTTTGGACTGTATGTGCATCTCATTGCATAGACTTGATGATAGAGAAGATTGGGAGGATGATTCCCATTAAAGAAGTATTGTGCAAGGCAAAATTTATTACGAAGTTTGTTTACAGTCATGCAACCATTTTGATGCTTTTGAGAGACCATACTTATGGGCAAGACCTAGTTAAGACCTCGAGGATCAAATCTGCAATGCCCTTTTTAACATTGGAGAGTATTGTATCCCAAAAGGAGAATTTAAAGAATATGTTCACTTCAGCTGCATGGAAAACTTCGATTTGGGCTTCTAAAAGTGAAGGAAAAAGGGTAGCTAAATTGGTGGAGGACCCCTCGTTCTGGAGTGATGCTAGGATGGCTTTGAAAGCAGCTGTTCCACTTTTGCGTGCTGTCTCTCTGATTGATGGAAGAGATCATAAACCCCAAGTGGGTTACATATATGAAACAATGGATCAAGCTAAGGAGACAATAAAAGAAGAATTTAAAGGCAAGAAAACAATGTATAAGCCTTTCTGGGAACTTATTGATGGGGTTTGGGACAACCATCTTCATAGTCCTCTCCATTCAGCAGGTTACTTTCTGAACCCAAGTCTCTTTTATTCAAGTGATTTCTTTGCTGATGCTGAGGTGGCTAGTGGGCTTTTGTGCTGTATTGTCCGTTTGGTGGAGGATCGAAATATCCAGGATTTGATATCATTGCAGCTGGATGAGTATCGACATGCTAGGGGTCCTTTTGGTCAGGGGAGTGCAATTGATCAAAGAACAAAGATTTCTCCAGGTTTGTGGCATTTATCCTGTTTACTTGGCATGTTTACAGCATTATAGAGCGTATTCAGccataaaatgaaattttaatttgCTTTCTAATTCTACcaaacaaaattgatttttaattgAATTGTTAGTGCAGCTTTATGGTGGTCTTCTTTCGGAGGGAATTGCCCTGAACTGCAGAGATTTGCCATCCGAATTCTTAGTCAGACATGTACTGCTGCATTGAGATATGAGCTGAAGAGGGATTTGCCTGAGAAGCTGCACACAAATGGAAGGAACTGTATAGAGCAAAGGCGATTGGATGATCTGATATTTGTTCATTATAATCTCCGGTTGTGGAATTTCATGTCAGACACAAATGGGGATAACAGTAATATTGTGGTTGATGAGGTTGACCCAATGAATGATTGGGTTGTGGAGGGGACTCAAAATATAGCTTCTCAAATTGACGACTCAGCTTGgatggattttgattttggggACAGGGACATCCCCCCGAGTTTTTTTAACGAGGAAgaaccttctatttttcttccaaAAGAAGAGTTTTGAGATGGCATGGTATTGAAAATGGACGGAGACAGGACTGTGGTAACTGAAGTGACGTGTGGATGGAGTTGGGGAATTACTTCTGCTGGATAGCTGCTTGCGATTGCGAACAAATTCTCTTTTTAGTCATTTACCTGTTTAGCATCTCTAGGTAAGTTTTTTACTTTTATCCTTTATACAACTTGCTGAAAGCAAGTGGCAGTGTACATTTTCAGGACAAATAGGTGataataaggttttttttttttttttttttttttaatctctgaATGCCTGAATGGTGAGATGGACAGTGATGGTTGTTGGTTGAGGGAATGCATGAGCTTTATATACCCATCTGTACTCTGCATCTCAAATCACTGCAATTCGTAGGGTTCCAATTTATATTCAGGCATCCTGTTTTCAAATGGACAGGGATCAGGAATTgcgatttatttatttatttatttatttatttatttgatcaggCGTACATTTAATGCTCAAGGCCTGAAACAGGAAACAATAGGGATGAATCTTAAGGGGTGTTCTGAAACATCACCATGGCCAGCCTACTGGCATATTCTTTGGAAACTCAGAGCCTCCATCATCAGAAAACCTGTCCACATTTCTATTACTCTGTATCCCATCTTTAGACCTACTTATATCCCCCAGGAGGTTTTCAGGCTCCTGTTCATCTCTTAATTAAAAGTGCGTTGGAATGAGAGAGGACTTTGGCATTGTCTGAAACATTTTAGTAAGAAAGGTGGGGGTGAGACTGGGATCGTGGAACGCTACTCGTCTACTCTCACGAGCTTCGAATCGTCTCAGAAAAAATGAGGCTCTCGCTAGACCGCTGTCGTGACCCTACCAAACCACTCAAAATCCCAAGCATACCATTACCggcagcttcttcttctaggaagACTTTGAGTTGATtgacccaaaccaactttttcAATAGAATTTAATTTAATATAGTATACCCACCCTTCAATTTTCAATAATGGGGTAACAACAGATCAGGAGAAAATCAGTCAAATCCCAACCAAGTCATCATTCTCggcatgtatatatatatatatatatatatagagagaaacTCGCTCTCTCATCCCCCCACCCACAGCCACACATGCAGTAATGGAGAGTGACCGAAGCCAAGCCAACTGGCTCCCCAAGGGGATTGGTTTTGCATTTCTCCAATCACATAAAGTGTCAATGGAGCCGTACGTCAGGGAGAGttttttttggtcttttaaTCCCAATTCTATTCTCTTGTTATTATATAATATTCTTCATTCTGAAAGCGAATCGGAACCGTGTGGAAAGAAGATTAAAAACTCCCCGAACAAGATCAAGTAGAGGAAAGAAAATCCATACGCATATTAATTATATATCTATCAAACTGAAGTTGTAAAGTGA is part of the Macadamia integrifolia cultivar HAES 741 chromosome 9, SCU_Mint_v3, whole genome shotgun sequence genome and encodes:
- the LOC122090074 gene encoding uncharacterized protein LOC122090074, with amino-acid sequence MATSEVSNNVHDHGTPVDEKKKRVRCNYCAKEVSGFSRLKQHLGGIRGDVLPCQEVPVDVKVQMKNSLLARKKGDLSREVDTLYHPDLPWRRNWCPKTTIDNHCQGESAQNSVLGKRQHVAMDSMQEEGPEEVIHRRGDSLPVPKGEDGTQNLSRNAQRSIGRFFYETGLDFNAAKLPSFRRMINDILGSAVIAYNMPSSQDLKGWILWEEVKEIHQYVKEVRRSWGSTGCSILLDGWTDEKGRNLVNFIVDCPRGPIFLRSANVSGSVGDVNALQSIIDNIIEEVGLENVVQIVTYTTSGYMEDLGKLLMEKYRTIFWTVCASHCIDLMIEKIGRMIPIKEVLCKAKFITKFVYSHATILMLLRDHTYGQDLVKTSRIKSAMPFLTLESIVSQKENLKNMFTSAAWKTSIWASKSEGKRVAKLVEDPSFWSDARMALKAAVPLLRAVSLIDGRDHKPQVGYIYETMDQAKETIKEEFKGKKTMYKPFWELIDGVWDNHLHSPLHSAGYFLNPSLFYSSDFFADAEVASGLLCCIVRLVEDRNIQDLISLQLDEYRHARGPFGQGSAIDQRTKISPALWWSSFGGNCPELQRFAIRILSQTCTAALRYELKRDLPEKLHTNGRNCIEQRRLDDLIFVHYNLRLWNFMSDTNGDNSNIVVDEVDPMNDWVVEGTQNIASQIDDSAWMDFDFGDRDIPPSFFNEEEPSIFLPKEEF